A window from Megalops cyprinoides isolate fMegCyp1 chromosome 8, fMegCyp1.pri, whole genome shotgun sequence encodes these proteins:
- the gse1 gene encoding genetic suppressor element 1 isoform X4, whose translation MSHEPKSPSLGMISTAGRTTATVSPLTPSPLNGSIVPNGSPAANSSLAVQSAHSGFAAALRKLAKQAEEPRGSSISSESSPVSSPATNHSSPVSTPKRGPMGPIIVPPGGHSVPSTPPVVTIAPTKTVNGLWRSEGRQAESGPRGASRDRLGAEPALPQEKGAPPVPAHLIGNPYAFGLTPSSVMQDSRFPPLNLPRQMPHVVPPSGVPEEYLRSFRPYATAEDLRMPSLPLGLDPATAAAAAAYYHPGYLPHPSFSAYRMDDSFCLSALRSPFYPLPTAGALPPLHPSAVHMHLPGVRYPGDLSHSSLSALQSERLSERLQMEDELRAREREREREREREREREKEREREAEREKEREREREREREREKELEREREREREKEREREREAERQKERAREKELQASKAMESHYLAELQALRGQAEDRVKPGERLTPNRPGLDFIPDKTKEATLPAPKPIQPSLHPTLNATHHSVPGLISAHGAYLGPGGAVPGALAATMMLQRTNEEERWLARQRKLRQEKEDRQYQVSEFRQQVLEQHLDLGRPGEGDPRTEGHRLISNHHEPGSRDMLPHLGAPPPLISPKPQHREHPPPPPTTLWNPASLIETSSDSRRSHEPAAPSHYDPSRSGLALSKPERHFIPDKPEDGSKRKEVPEKYSSLRGPSFLEPSTFLAELEKSTQSILSQQRASLSLPSQYGDLSSTHKANPPYRNLQGPARVGPDPTLVYDEFLQQHRRLVSKLDLEEKRRREAREKGYYYDLDDSYDESDEEEVRAHLRRVAEQPPLKLDDSAEKVDFLRMFGLTTRAHRDELLQQKRRKRRRMLRERSPSPPAVQSKRQTPPPPPLSTRYTAEQMNSAPELEDKKKFLTMFSLSHVDIQQRRDNEKVVELLQAIKQKSVTLDSIRHAPQPLCKSPSAPLSADAAAGPPPVEADRQLSMKPPSPLPLESQRPSESSSRAEPVKPPAEAQRPKDPPLAPFPDKARLSEGHPAKKSPSLLNSMRPPLNPKEGPHSLNGKTKPWESFTAEEFAQQFHESVLQSTQKALQKHKGGSTGMTEPIHKLDSSVHYNIPELQGPASRLPQPNGQHCPPLAIRDTPGSRDELSGEEDSDEEDEDEEEEAPTPRWQGIEAIFEAYQEYIDEQSIERQVLHSQCRRLEAHHYNLSLTAEQLSHSMGELMAQKQKLASEREKLQAELDHFRKCLALPQLHWSRGYFKGYTPRRL comes from the exons ATGAGCCATGAGCCAAAGTCACCTTCCCTAGGCATGATCTCCACGGCCGGTCGGACCACCGCCACGGTCAGCCCCCTCACCCCTTCGCCCCTCAATGGCTCCATCGTGCCCAATGGCAGCCCGGCCGCCAATAGCAGCCTGGCCGTCCAGTCTGCCCACTCAGGCTTTGCTGCTGCTCTGCGCAAGCTCGCCAAACAGGCTGAGGAACCCAGAG GGTCGTCCATAAGCAGCGAGTCTTCTCCTGTCTCATCCCCAGCCACCAATCACAGCTCCCCTGTCAGCACGCCGAAGCGAGGGCCAATGGGTCCCATCATTGTGCCACCGGGGGGCCACAGTGTGCCAAGCACCCCGCCTGTGGTCACCATCGCCCCCACCAAGACTGTCAACGGGCTGTGGAGGAGCGAGGGCCGGCAG GCTGAATCCGGCCCTCGCGGGGCCAGCCGGGACCGTCTGGGCGCTGAGCCCGCCCTGCCCCAGGAGAAGGGGGCCCCCCCAGTCCCTGCGCACCTCATTGGTAACCCCTACGCTTTCGGCCTGACCCCCAGCTCCGTGATGCAGGACTCTCGATTTCCACCCCTCAA CTTGCCTCGACAGATGCCCCACGTGGTCCCTCCGTCTGGCGTTCCCGAGGAGTACCTCCGCAGCTTCAGGCCCTACGCCACCGCAGAAGACCTGCGCATGCCCTCCCTGCCCCTGGGCCTGGACCCTGCCACTGCAGCCGCTGCTGCCGCATACTACCACCCAGGATACCTGCCCCACCCATCCTTCTCTGCCTACAG GATGGACGATTCATTCTGCCTGTCTGCACTGAGGTCACCCTTCTACCCCTTGCCCACAGCAGGTGCTCTGCCACCCCTGCACCCCTCTGCTGTTCATATGCATCTGCCAGGGGTGCGCTACCCCGGAGACCTGTCCCACTCCTCTCTGTCCGCACTGCAGTCTGAGCGCCTCTCCGAAAG GCTTCAGATGGAGGATGAGCTGCGGGCACgcgagagagagcgggagagggagagggagcgcgagagggagcgagagaaagagagagagcgtgaggcTGAGCGGGAGAAGGAGCGCGAGAGGGAgcgagagcgggagagggagagggagaaggagctggagcgagagagggaaagggagagagagaaggagagggagagggagcgtgaggcagagagacagaaggagagagccagggagaaggagctgcaggcctCAAAGGCCATGGAGAGCCACTACCTGGCAGAGCTGCAGGCCCTGAGGGGACAAGCCGAGGACAGAGTCAAGCCAGGGGAGAGACTGACACCAAACAGGCCGG GTTTGGACTTCATTCCAGATAAAACCAAAGAGGCCACCCTCCCAGCACCCAAGCCAATCCAGCCATCCCTCCACCCGACCTTGAACGCCACCCACCATTCTGTTCCCGGCCTCATCTCTGCCCACGGAGCATACCTGGGGCCCGGAGGGGCGGTGCCCGGGGCACTGGCTGCCACCATGATGCTGCAGCGCACCAACGAGGAGGAGAGATGGCTGGCACGGCAGAGGAAGCTCCGCCAGGAGAAGGAGGACCGCCAGTACCAAGTGTCTGAGTTCCGCCAACAGGTCCTGGAGCAGCACTTGGACCTTGGACGCCCCGGAGAAGGGGACCCTCGGACAGAGGGGCACCG GTTGATCTCGAACCACCATGAACCAGGCAGCCGAGACATGCTCCCGCACCTGGGGGCCCCGcctcctctcatctctcctAAGCCTCAGCACCGagaacaccccccacccccgcccaccACGCTGTGGAACCCTGCCTCTCTCATTGAGACAAGCTCTGATTCCCGCCGTAGCCATGAGCCAGCGGCCCCCAGCCACTATGACCCAAGCAGGTCGGGCCTGGCCCTGAGCAAGCCAGAGCGACACTTCATCCCAGACAAGCCAGAGGACGGAAGCAAGAGGAAGGAGGTCCCAGAGAAGTACTCCTCCCTCAGGGGCCCCAGCTTCCTGGAGCCCAGCACCTTCTTGGCAGAGCTGGAGAAATCCACACAGAGCATTctcagccagcagagggcgtcCTTGTCTCTGCCCAGCCAGTACGGAGACCtcagcagcacacacaaagcTAACCCGCCCTACAGGAACCTGCAGGGCCCAGCCCGAGTGGGACCCGATCCCACCCTGGTGTATGATGAGTTTCTGCAGCAGCACCGACGCCTTGTCAGCAAGCTGGAcctggaggagaagaggaggagagaggcaagGGAAAAAG GCTACTACTATGATTTGGATGACTCATACGACGAGAGTGATGAGGAAGAGGTGCGGGCCCACCTGAGGCGCGTAGCGGAGCAGCCCCCCCTCAAGCTGGATGACTCTGCAGAG AAAGTGGACTTCCTGCGCATGTTTGGCCTGACCACACGTGCCCACCGAGAcgagctgctgcagcagaagaggaggaagaggaggaggatgctGAGGGAgcgcagcccctcccccccggccGTGCAGAGCAAGCGCCAGACCCCGCCCCCGCCTCCACTCAGCACCCGCTACACGGCAGAGCAGATGAACAGCGCCCCTGAGCTGGAGGACAAGAAGAAGTTCCTCACCATGTTCAGCCTGTCCCACGTGGACATCcagcagaggagag acaaTGAGAAAGTGGTGGAGCTGCTACAGGCGATAAAACAGAAGAGTGTGACTCTGGACTCTATCAGACATGCCCCACAGCCACTCTGCAAGAGCCCTTCTGCCCCACTCTCTG cagatgcagcagcaggCCCACCGCCAGTCGAAGCAGACAGGCAGCTCAGCATGAAGCCGCCCAGCCCCTTGCCTCTGGAGTCCCAGAGGCCTAGTGAATCCAGCAGCCGCGCAGAGCCGGTGAAGCCCCCAGCTGAGGCACAGAGACCAAAGGATCCCCCTCTGGCACCTTTCCCCGACAAGGCCAGGCTGAGCGAGGGACACCCTGCCAAGAAGAGCCCTAGCCTCCTAAACAGCATGCGTCCCCCTCTCAACCCCAAAGAGGGTCCCCACAGCCTCAACGGCAAGACCAAGCCCTGGGAGAGCTTCACGGCCGAGGAGTTTGCTCAGCAGTTCCACGAGTCCGTGCTGCAGTCTACCCAGAAGGCACTGCAGAAGCACAAAG GTGGCTCCACAGGGATGACGGAGCCCATTCACAAGCTGGACTCCTCAGTGCACTACAACATTCCCGAGCTGCAGGGACCTGCCAGCAGACTGCCCCAGCCCAATGGGCAGCACTGCCCCCCACTGGCCATCCGGGACACCCCAGGCTCCCGGGATGAGCTGTCAGGCGAGGAGGACTctgatgaggaggatgaggatgaagaagaggaggcaCCCACTCCCAGGTGGCAAGGAATTGAGGCTATCTTTGAGGCTTACCAGGAGTACATTGATG agCAAAGTATTGAGCGGCAGGTGCTCCACAGCCAGTGCAGGAGGCTGGAGGCTCATCACTATAATCTCAGCCTGACCGCCGAGCAGCTCTCTCACAGCATGGGG GAGCTGATGGCCCAGAAACAGAAGCTGgcatcagagagggagaagctgcAGGCCGAGCTGGACCACTTCCGAAAGTGCCTCGCGTTGCCCCAGCTGCACTGGTCGCGGGGTTACTTCAAGGGCTACACCCCAAG ACGTCTGTGA
- the gse1 gene encoding genetic suppressor element 1 isoform X2 gives MFGLKPPLYYMPGMSHEPKSPSLGMISTAGRTTATVSPLTPSPLNGSIVPNGSPAANSSLAVQSAHSGFAAALRKLAKQAEEPRGSSISSESSPVSSPATNHSSPVSTPKRGPMGPIIVPPGGHSVPSTPPVVTIAPTKTVNGLWRSEGRQAESGPRGASRDRLGAEPALPQEKGAPPVPAHLIGNPYAFGLTPSSVMQDSRFPPLNLPRQMPHVVPPSGVPEEYLRSFRPYATAEDLRMPSLPLGLDPATAAAAAAYYHPGYLPHPSFSAYRMDDSFCLSALRSPFYPLPTAGALPPLHPSAVHMHLPGVRYPGDLSHSSLSALQSERLSERLQMEDELRAREREREREREREREREKEREREAEREKEREREREREREREKELEREREREREKEREREREAERQKERAREKELQASKAMESHYLAELQALRGQAEDRVKPGERLTPNRPGLDFIPDKTKEATLPAPKPIQPSLHPTLNATHHSVPGLISAHGAYLGPGGAVPGALAATMMLQRTNEEERWLARQRKLRQEKEDRQYQVSEFRQQVLEQHLDLGRPGEGDPRTEGHRLISNHHEPGSRDMLPHLGAPPPLISPKPQHREHPPPPPTTLWNPASLIETSSDSRRSHEPAAPSHYDPSRSGLALSKPERHFIPDKPEDGSKRKEVPEKYSSLRGPSFLEPSTFLAELEKSTQSILSQQRASLSLPSQYGDLSSTHKANPPYRNLQGPARVGPDPTLVYDEFLQQHRRLVSKLDLEEKRRREAREKGYYYDLDDSYDESDEEEVRAHLRRVAEQPPLKLDDSAEKVDFLRMFGLTTRAHRDELLQQKRRKRRRMLRERSPSPPAVQSKRQTPPPPPLSTRYTAEQMNSAPELEDKKKFLTMFSLSHVDIQQRRDNEKVVELLQAIKQKSVTLDSIRHAPQPLCKSPSAPLSADAAAGPPPVEADRQLSMKPPSPLPLESQRPSESSSRAEPVKPPAEAQRPKDPPLAPFPDKARLSEGHPAKKSPSLLNSMRPPLNPKEGPHSLNGKTKPWESFTAEEFAQQFHESVLQSTQKALQKHKGGSTGMTEPIHKLDSSVHYNIPELQGPASRLPQPNGQHCPPLAIRDTPGSRDELSGEEDSDEEDEDEEEEAPTPRWQGIEAIFEAYQEYIDEQSIERQVLHSQCRRLEAHHYNLSLTAEQLSHSMGELMAQKQKLASEREKLQAELDHFRKCLALPQLHWSRGYFKGYTPRRL, from the exons GCATGAGCCATGAGCCAAAGTCACCTTCCCTAGGCATGATCTCCACGGCCGGTCGGACCACCGCCACGGTCAGCCCCCTCACCCCTTCGCCCCTCAATGGCTCCATCGTGCCCAATGGCAGCCCGGCCGCCAATAGCAGCCTGGCCGTCCAGTCTGCCCACTCAGGCTTTGCTGCTGCTCTGCGCAAGCTCGCCAAACAGGCTGAGGAACCCAGAG GGTCGTCCATAAGCAGCGAGTCTTCTCCTGTCTCATCCCCAGCCACCAATCACAGCTCCCCTGTCAGCACGCCGAAGCGAGGGCCAATGGGTCCCATCATTGTGCCACCGGGGGGCCACAGTGTGCCAAGCACCCCGCCTGTGGTCACCATCGCCCCCACCAAGACTGTCAACGGGCTGTGGAGGAGCGAGGGCCGGCAG GCTGAATCCGGCCCTCGCGGGGCCAGCCGGGACCGTCTGGGCGCTGAGCCCGCCCTGCCCCAGGAGAAGGGGGCCCCCCCAGTCCCTGCGCACCTCATTGGTAACCCCTACGCTTTCGGCCTGACCCCCAGCTCCGTGATGCAGGACTCTCGATTTCCACCCCTCAA CTTGCCTCGACAGATGCCCCACGTGGTCCCTCCGTCTGGCGTTCCCGAGGAGTACCTCCGCAGCTTCAGGCCCTACGCCACCGCAGAAGACCTGCGCATGCCCTCCCTGCCCCTGGGCCTGGACCCTGCCACTGCAGCCGCTGCTGCCGCATACTACCACCCAGGATACCTGCCCCACCCATCCTTCTCTGCCTACAG GATGGACGATTCATTCTGCCTGTCTGCACTGAGGTCACCCTTCTACCCCTTGCCCACAGCAGGTGCTCTGCCACCCCTGCACCCCTCTGCTGTTCATATGCATCTGCCAGGGGTGCGCTACCCCGGAGACCTGTCCCACTCCTCTCTGTCCGCACTGCAGTCTGAGCGCCTCTCCGAAAG GCTTCAGATGGAGGATGAGCTGCGGGCACgcgagagagagcgggagagggagagggagcgcgagagggagcgagagaaagagagagagcgtgaggcTGAGCGGGAGAAGGAGCGCGAGAGGGAgcgagagcgggagagggagagggagaaggagctggagcgagagagggaaagggagagagagaaggagagggagagggagcgtgaggcagagagacagaaggagagagccagggagaaggagctgcaggcctCAAAGGCCATGGAGAGCCACTACCTGGCAGAGCTGCAGGCCCTGAGGGGACAAGCCGAGGACAGAGTCAAGCCAGGGGAGAGACTGACACCAAACAGGCCGG GTTTGGACTTCATTCCAGATAAAACCAAAGAGGCCACCCTCCCAGCACCCAAGCCAATCCAGCCATCCCTCCACCCGACCTTGAACGCCACCCACCATTCTGTTCCCGGCCTCATCTCTGCCCACGGAGCATACCTGGGGCCCGGAGGGGCGGTGCCCGGGGCACTGGCTGCCACCATGATGCTGCAGCGCACCAACGAGGAGGAGAGATGGCTGGCACGGCAGAGGAAGCTCCGCCAGGAGAAGGAGGACCGCCAGTACCAAGTGTCTGAGTTCCGCCAACAGGTCCTGGAGCAGCACTTGGACCTTGGACGCCCCGGAGAAGGGGACCCTCGGACAGAGGGGCACCG GTTGATCTCGAACCACCATGAACCAGGCAGCCGAGACATGCTCCCGCACCTGGGGGCCCCGcctcctctcatctctcctAAGCCTCAGCACCGagaacaccccccacccccgcccaccACGCTGTGGAACCCTGCCTCTCTCATTGAGACAAGCTCTGATTCCCGCCGTAGCCATGAGCCAGCGGCCCCCAGCCACTATGACCCAAGCAGGTCGGGCCTGGCCCTGAGCAAGCCAGAGCGACACTTCATCCCAGACAAGCCAGAGGACGGAAGCAAGAGGAAGGAGGTCCCAGAGAAGTACTCCTCCCTCAGGGGCCCCAGCTTCCTGGAGCCCAGCACCTTCTTGGCAGAGCTGGAGAAATCCACACAGAGCATTctcagccagcagagggcgtcCTTGTCTCTGCCCAGCCAGTACGGAGACCtcagcagcacacacaaagcTAACCCGCCCTACAGGAACCTGCAGGGCCCAGCCCGAGTGGGACCCGATCCCACCCTGGTGTATGATGAGTTTCTGCAGCAGCACCGACGCCTTGTCAGCAAGCTGGAcctggaggagaagaggaggagagaggcaagGGAAAAAG GCTACTACTATGATTTGGATGACTCATACGACGAGAGTGATGAGGAAGAGGTGCGGGCCCACCTGAGGCGCGTAGCGGAGCAGCCCCCCCTCAAGCTGGATGACTCTGCAGAG AAAGTGGACTTCCTGCGCATGTTTGGCCTGACCACACGTGCCCACCGAGAcgagctgctgcagcagaagaggaggaagaggaggaggatgctGAGGGAgcgcagcccctcccccccggccGTGCAGAGCAAGCGCCAGACCCCGCCCCCGCCTCCACTCAGCACCCGCTACACGGCAGAGCAGATGAACAGCGCCCCTGAGCTGGAGGACAAGAAGAAGTTCCTCACCATGTTCAGCCTGTCCCACGTGGACATCcagcagaggagag acaaTGAGAAAGTGGTGGAGCTGCTACAGGCGATAAAACAGAAGAGTGTGACTCTGGACTCTATCAGACATGCCCCACAGCCACTCTGCAAGAGCCCTTCTGCCCCACTCTCTG cagatgcagcagcaggCCCACCGCCAGTCGAAGCAGACAGGCAGCTCAGCATGAAGCCGCCCAGCCCCTTGCCTCTGGAGTCCCAGAGGCCTAGTGAATCCAGCAGCCGCGCAGAGCCGGTGAAGCCCCCAGCTGAGGCACAGAGACCAAAGGATCCCCCTCTGGCACCTTTCCCCGACAAGGCCAGGCTGAGCGAGGGACACCCTGCCAAGAAGAGCCCTAGCCTCCTAAACAGCATGCGTCCCCCTCTCAACCCCAAAGAGGGTCCCCACAGCCTCAACGGCAAGACCAAGCCCTGGGAGAGCTTCACGGCCGAGGAGTTTGCTCAGCAGTTCCACGAGTCCGTGCTGCAGTCTACCCAGAAGGCACTGCAGAAGCACAAAG GTGGCTCCACAGGGATGACGGAGCCCATTCACAAGCTGGACTCCTCAGTGCACTACAACATTCCCGAGCTGCAGGGACCTGCCAGCAGACTGCCCCAGCCCAATGGGCAGCACTGCCCCCCACTGGCCATCCGGGACACCCCAGGCTCCCGGGATGAGCTGTCAGGCGAGGAGGACTctgatgaggaggatgaggatgaagaagaggaggcaCCCACTCCCAGGTGGCAAGGAATTGAGGCTATCTTTGAGGCTTACCAGGAGTACATTGATG agCAAAGTATTGAGCGGCAGGTGCTCCACAGCCAGTGCAGGAGGCTGGAGGCTCATCACTATAATCTCAGCCTGACCGCCGAGCAGCTCTCTCACAGCATGGGG GAGCTGATGGCCCAGAAACAGAAGCTGgcatcagagagggagaagctgcAGGCCGAGCTGGACCACTTCCGAAAGTGCCTCGCGTTGCCCCAGCTGCACTGGTCGCGGGGTTACTTCAAGGGCTACACCCCAAG ACGTCTGTGA
- the gse1 gene encoding genetic suppressor element 1 isoform X3, which translates to MGDRGSSCPLLYSMSHEPKSPSLGMISTAGRTTATVSPLTPSPLNGSIVPNGSPAANSSLAVQSAHSGFAAALRKLAKQAEEPRGSSISSESSPVSSPATNHSSPVSTPKRGPMGPIIVPPGGHSVPSTPPVVTIAPTKTVNGLWRSEGRQAESGPRGASRDRLGAEPALPQEKGAPPVPAHLIGNPYAFGLTPSSVMQDSRFPPLNLPRQMPHVVPPSGVPEEYLRSFRPYATAEDLRMPSLPLGLDPATAAAAAAYYHPGYLPHPSFSAYRMDDSFCLSALRSPFYPLPTAGALPPLHPSAVHMHLPGVRYPGDLSHSSLSALQSERLSERLQMEDELRAREREREREREREREREKEREREAEREKEREREREREREREKELEREREREREKEREREREAERQKERAREKELQASKAMESHYLAELQALRGQAEDRVKPGERLTPNRPGLDFIPDKTKEATLPAPKPIQPSLHPTLNATHHSVPGLISAHGAYLGPGGAVPGALAATMMLQRTNEEERWLARQRKLRQEKEDRQYQVSEFRQQVLEQHLDLGRPGEGDPRTEGHRLISNHHEPGSRDMLPHLGAPPPLISPKPQHREHPPPPPTTLWNPASLIETSSDSRRSHEPAAPSHYDPSRSGLALSKPERHFIPDKPEDGSKRKEVPEKYSSLRGPSFLEPSTFLAELEKSTQSILSQQRASLSLPSQYGDLSSTHKANPPYRNLQGPARVGPDPTLVYDEFLQQHRRLVSKLDLEEKRRREAREKGYYYDLDDSYDESDEEEVRAHLRRVAEQPPLKLDDSAEKVDFLRMFGLTTRAHRDELLQQKRRKRRRMLRERSPSPPAVQSKRQTPPPPPLSTRYTAEQMNSAPELEDKKKFLTMFSLSHVDIQQRRDNEKVVELLQAIKQKSVTLDSIRHAPQPLCKSPSAPLSADAAAGPPPVEADRQLSMKPPSPLPLESQRPSESSSRAEPVKPPAEAQRPKDPPLAPFPDKARLSEGHPAKKSPSLLNSMRPPLNPKEGPHSLNGKTKPWESFTAEEFAQQFHESVLQSTQKALQKHKGGSTGMTEPIHKLDSSVHYNIPELQGPASRLPQPNGQHCPPLAIRDTPGSRDELSGEEDSDEEDEDEEEEAPTPRWQGIEAIFEAYQEYIDEQSIERQVLHSQCRRLEAHHYNLSLTAEQLSHSMGELMAQKQKLASEREKLQAELDHFRKCLALPQLHWSRGYFKGYTPRRL; encoded by the exons ATGGGCGACAGAGGCAGCTCTTGCCCTTTGTTGTACA GCATGAGCCATGAGCCAAAGTCACCTTCCCTAGGCATGATCTCCACGGCCGGTCGGACCACCGCCACGGTCAGCCCCCTCACCCCTTCGCCCCTCAATGGCTCCATCGTGCCCAATGGCAGCCCGGCCGCCAATAGCAGCCTGGCCGTCCAGTCTGCCCACTCAGGCTTTGCTGCTGCTCTGCGCAAGCTCGCCAAACAGGCTGAGGAACCCAGAG GGTCGTCCATAAGCAGCGAGTCTTCTCCTGTCTCATCCCCAGCCACCAATCACAGCTCCCCTGTCAGCACGCCGAAGCGAGGGCCAATGGGTCCCATCATTGTGCCACCGGGGGGCCACAGTGTGCCAAGCACCCCGCCTGTGGTCACCATCGCCCCCACCAAGACTGTCAACGGGCTGTGGAGGAGCGAGGGCCGGCAG GCTGAATCCGGCCCTCGCGGGGCCAGCCGGGACCGTCTGGGCGCTGAGCCCGCCCTGCCCCAGGAGAAGGGGGCCCCCCCAGTCCCTGCGCACCTCATTGGTAACCCCTACGCTTTCGGCCTGACCCCCAGCTCCGTGATGCAGGACTCTCGATTTCCACCCCTCAA CTTGCCTCGACAGATGCCCCACGTGGTCCCTCCGTCTGGCGTTCCCGAGGAGTACCTCCGCAGCTTCAGGCCCTACGCCACCGCAGAAGACCTGCGCATGCCCTCCCTGCCCCTGGGCCTGGACCCTGCCACTGCAGCCGCTGCTGCCGCATACTACCACCCAGGATACCTGCCCCACCCATCCTTCTCTGCCTACAG GATGGACGATTCATTCTGCCTGTCTGCACTGAGGTCACCCTTCTACCCCTTGCCCACAGCAGGTGCTCTGCCACCCCTGCACCCCTCTGCTGTTCATATGCATCTGCCAGGGGTGCGCTACCCCGGAGACCTGTCCCACTCCTCTCTGTCCGCACTGCAGTCTGAGCGCCTCTCCGAAAG GCTTCAGATGGAGGATGAGCTGCGGGCACgcgagagagagcgggagagggagagggagcgcgagagggagcgagagaaagagagagagcgtgaggcTGAGCGGGAGAAGGAGCGCGAGAGGGAgcgagagcgggagagggagagggagaaggagctggagcgagagagggaaagggagagagagaaggagagggagagggagcgtgaggcagagagacagaaggagagagccagggagaaggagctgcaggcctCAAAGGCCATGGAGAGCCACTACCTGGCAGAGCTGCAGGCCCTGAGGGGACAAGCCGAGGACAGAGTCAAGCCAGGGGAGAGACTGACACCAAACAGGCCGG GTTTGGACTTCATTCCAGATAAAACCAAAGAGGCCACCCTCCCAGCACCCAAGCCAATCCAGCCATCCCTCCACCCGACCTTGAACGCCACCCACCATTCTGTTCCCGGCCTCATCTCTGCCCACGGAGCATACCTGGGGCCCGGAGGGGCGGTGCCCGGGGCACTGGCTGCCACCATGATGCTGCAGCGCACCAACGAGGAGGAGAGATGGCTGGCACGGCAGAGGAAGCTCCGCCAGGAGAAGGAGGACCGCCAGTACCAAGTGTCTGAGTTCCGCCAACAGGTCCTGGAGCAGCACTTGGACCTTGGACGCCCCGGAGAAGGGGACCCTCGGACAGAGGGGCACCG GTTGATCTCGAACCACCATGAACCAGGCAGCCGAGACATGCTCCCGCACCTGGGGGCCCCGcctcctctcatctctcctAAGCCTCAGCACCGagaacaccccccacccccgcccaccACGCTGTGGAACCCTGCCTCTCTCATTGAGACAAGCTCTGATTCCCGCCGTAGCCATGAGCCAGCGGCCCCCAGCCACTATGACCCAAGCAGGTCGGGCCTGGCCCTGAGCAAGCCAGAGCGACACTTCATCCCAGACAAGCCAGAGGACGGAAGCAAGAGGAAGGAGGTCCCAGAGAAGTACTCCTCCCTCAGGGGCCCCAGCTTCCTGGAGCCCAGCACCTTCTTGGCAGAGCTGGAGAAATCCACACAGAGCATTctcagccagcagagggcgtcCTTGTCTCTGCCCAGCCAGTACGGAGACCtcagcagcacacacaaagcTAACCCGCCCTACAGGAACCTGCAGGGCCCAGCCCGAGTGGGACCCGATCCCACCCTGGTGTATGATGAGTTTCTGCAGCAGCACCGACGCCTTGTCAGCAAGCTGGAcctggaggagaagaggaggagagaggcaagGGAAAAAG GCTACTACTATGATTTGGATGACTCATACGACGAGAGTGATGAGGAAGAGGTGCGGGCCCACCTGAGGCGCGTAGCGGAGCAGCCCCCCCTCAAGCTGGATGACTCTGCAGAG AAAGTGGACTTCCTGCGCATGTTTGGCCTGACCACACGTGCCCACCGAGAcgagctgctgcagcagaagaggaggaagaggaggaggatgctGAGGGAgcgcagcccctcccccccggccGTGCAGAGCAAGCGCCAGACCCCGCCCCCGCCTCCACTCAGCACCCGCTACACGGCAGAGCAGATGAACAGCGCCCCTGAGCTGGAGGACAAGAAGAAGTTCCTCACCATGTTCAGCCTGTCCCACGTGGACATCcagcagaggagag acaaTGAGAAAGTGGTGGAGCTGCTACAGGCGATAAAACAGAAGAGTGTGACTCTGGACTCTATCAGACATGCCCCACAGCCACTCTGCAAGAGCCCTTCTGCCCCACTCTCTG cagatgcagcagcaggCCCACCGCCAGTCGAAGCAGACAGGCAGCTCAGCATGAAGCCGCCCAGCCCCTTGCCTCTGGAGTCCCAGAGGCCTAGTGAATCCAGCAGCCGCGCAGAGCCGGTGAAGCCCCCAGCTGAGGCACAGAGACCAAAGGATCCCCCTCTGGCACCTTTCCCCGACAAGGCCAGGCTGAGCGAGGGACACCCTGCCAAGAAGAGCCCTAGCCTCCTAAACAGCATGCGTCCCCCTCTCAACCCCAAAGAGGGTCCCCACAGCCTCAACGGCAAGACCAAGCCCTGGGAGAGCTTCACGGCCGAGGAGTTTGCTCAGCAGTTCCACGAGTCCGTGCTGCAGTCTACCCAGAAGGCACTGCAGAAGCACAAAG GTGGCTCCACAGGGATGACGGAGCCCATTCACAAGCTGGACTCCTCAGTGCACTACAACATTCCCGAGCTGCAGGGACCTGCCAGCAGACTGCCCCAGCCCAATGGGCAGCACTGCCCCCCACTGGCCATCCGGGACACCCCAGGCTCCCGGGATGAGCTGTCAGGCGAGGAGGACTctgatgaggaggatgaggatgaagaagaggaggcaCCCACTCCCAGGTGGCAAGGAATTGAGGCTATCTTTGAGGCTTACCAGGAGTACATTGATG agCAAAGTATTGAGCGGCAGGTGCTCCACAGCCAGTGCAGGAGGCTGGAGGCTCATCACTATAATCTCAGCCTGACCGCCGAGCAGCTCTCTCACAGCATGGGG GAGCTGATGGCCCAGAAACAGAAGCTGgcatcagagagggagaagctgcAGGCCGAGCTGGACCACTTCCGAAAGTGCCTCGCGTTGCCCCAGCTGCACTGGTCGCGGGGTTACTTCAAGGGCTACACCCCAAG ACGTCTGTGA